From the genome of Chanos chanos chromosome 5, fChaCha1.1, whole genome shotgun sequence, one region includes:
- the ccdc186 gene encoding coiled-coil domain-containing protein 186: MEGTDSQGDSVTAAHLPQGSGVTSVPAAGLPQVISGSSQHMTLGVEFDTDRDDVEVGSTQSDSADGKVRSSELDLNHPDAQGGSAEDGQERGSVSLGSGKASVHESGAHPGNCDGAEESSPPVLDGPGEPPAAVLDGPGEPPAAVLDGPGEPPAAVLDGPGEPPAAVVECTVEPSSPILNGGEEPSSALLNGCPQNQAPNTAEHTDQHSNLHSASNTNPYDTDCSRKLMSAMQRSLSQESLLDELESELLSFQLPQTEDNRTNLQNGLAKDQSSLIVFEKCVQYKYSQQEKAIKRLLEENKRHQELILGICSEKDSMRDELKRRMETEKQHLSTIKKYEGRVEELLKELKESRDKLINQEQATKNAIQQIQREAACRLEQANRKCEEARQEKETMVMKYVRGEKEALDLRRDKEQLEKRLREATAEVDKQARRGNQLAQEKGRLQQLHDAKEGEVSRLSRELERIREEINSHAIKVKWAQNKLKSEMDAHKETKDKLKETTAKLTQAKEETEQIRKNCQDMIRTYQESEEIRSNELDAKLRETKGELEKHKQEQTDQLEMFQVKVKELDDLKRTYKEAMDELNTLRTKVKCLEDERPRWEDELSKYREIINRQKTEIQNQKDKLGDIQKLEDQHQRDEQEMASLRDEVESLNSQISDLQRDIQGSRTREAELLGFTEKLTSKNAQLQSECNSLQAQLDRVTSTASELQSQLGETQRTLSDMTDRLKKEERQRQDEVQALQTEKTSLQTETAQLKTRVEELRDDLVTQKRKHAANIRDLTKQLTLARKKLEQTENGGGDREGSSMGSRSSSSGSLNARGGSTEDRSPENLSGPSVMVVDSFPEVDKAVLVERIVRLQKAHARQNEKIEFMEDHIKQLVEEIRKKTKIIQSYVLREESGALSSEASDFNKANMSRRGGIMASLYSSHPADTGLTLDLSLEINRKLQAVLEDTLLKNITLKENLQTLGAEIERLIKQQRVAEDGLSRT, encoded by the exons ATGGAGGGGACTGACTCCCAGGGAGACAGTGTTACAGCCGCTCACCTTCCCCAGGGTTCAGGCGTCACCTCTGTGCCAGCAGCAGGGTTGCCCCAGGTCATCAGTGGCTCAAGTCAACACATGACATTAGGAGTGGAgtttgacacagacagagacgaTGTGGAAGTGGGCAGTACCCAGTCTGACAGTGCTGATGGAAAGGTCAGGAGTTCTGAATTGGATCTAAACCATCCTGATGCACAGGGTGGAAGTGCAGAGGACGGACAGGAACGGGGGAGCGTCAGCCTTGGCAGTGGGAAGGCTTCAGTGCATGAAAGCGGGGCTCACCCAGGAAACTGTGATGGGGCTGAGGAATCTTCTCCGCCTGTTCTGGATGGGCCAGGAGAACCTCCTGCGGCTGTTCTGGATGGGCCAGGAGAACCTCCTGCAGCTGTTCTGGATGGGCCAGGAGAACCTCCTGCAGCTGTTCTGGATGGGCCAGGAGAACCTCCTGCGGCTGTTGTAGAGTGCACAGTGGAACCGTCTTCACCAATCCTAAATGGAGGAGAGGAACCGTCATCAGCCCTCCTGAACGGATGTCCCCAAAACCAGGCGCCTaacacagctgaacacacagatcaacactcGAACTTACACTCAGCGTCCAACACTAATCCATATGACACAGACTGCAGCAGAAAACTGATGTCAGCGATGCAGCGTTCGCTATCCCAGGAGTCTCTGCTGGATGAGCTGGAATCAGAGCTGCTGTCCTTTCAGCTCCCACAGACAGAAGACAACAGGACAAACCTGCAGAACGGCCTGGCCAAGGACCAGAGCTCCTTGATCGTCTTTGAGAAGTGTGTTCAGTACAAATACTCTCAGCAGGAGAAGGCAATCAAAAG GTTATTGGAGGAGAATAAGAGGCACCAGGAGCTGATCTTGGGAATCTGTTCGGAGAAGGACAGCATGAGGGATgagctgaagaggaggatggagaCGGAGAAGCAGCACCTGAGCACCATAAagaag TACGAGGGCAGGGTGGAGGAACTTCTGAAGGAGCTGAAAGAGTCGAGAGACAAGCTGATAAACCAGGAGCAAGCCACCAAGAATGCCATCCAGCAGATCCAGAGAGAGGCCGCCTGCCGACTGGAGCAG GCTAACAGGAAGTGTGAGGAGGCGCGTCAGGAGAAGGAGACCATGGTGATGAAGTATGTTCGTGGAGAGAAGGAGGCTCTTGACCTGCGCAGAGACAAAGAACAGCTGgagaagagactgagagaggccACAGCAGAAGTTGATAAACAGGCCAGGCGTGGAAACCAGCTGGCGCAGGAAAAAGGACGGCTACAGCAGCTGCACGATGCTAAG GAGGGTGAGGTGAGCCGTCTATCACGAGAGCTGGAGAGGATCAGGGAGGAGATCAACTCTCATGCCATCAAAGTGAAGTGGGCCCAGAACAAGCTGAAGAGTGAAATGGACGCCCACAAG GagacaaaagacaaattaaaagaaACAACGGCCAAGCTCACCCAagcaaaagaggaaacagaacaaaTCCGCAAAAACTGTCAAGACATGATCCGCACTTACCAG GAATCTGAGGAGATCAGATCAAATGAACTAGATGCCAAACTGCGGGAGACCAAAGGGGAGctggagaaacacaaacaggagCAAACAGACCAGCTGGAG ATGTTCCAGGTGAAGGTGAAGGAGCTGGACGACCTGAAGAGAACCTATAAGGAGGCAATGGATGAACTGAACACTCTGAGAACCAag GTGAAGTGTTTGGAGGATGAGCGTCCACGGTGGGAGGATGAACTGTCCAAATACAGAGAGATCATTAACAGGCAGAAAACTGAGATCCAGAACCAGAAAGACAAGCTGGGAGACATTCAGAAACTAGAGGACCAGCACCAGAG agatgaGCAGGAGATGGCGTCCCTGCGGGATGAAGTGGAGAGTCTAAACTCTCAGATCTCAGACTTGCAGAGGGACATCCAGGGGAGCCGCACCCGAGAGGCGGAGCTTCTGGGGTTCACAGAGAAGCTGACCAGTAAGAACGCACAGCTGCAGTCAGAATGCAACAGCCTCCAGGCCCAACTGGACCGGGTCACCAGCACTGCCTCGGAGCTGCAGAGCCAGCTGGGCGAGACACAGCGCACCCTGTCTGACATG ACGGACAGGCTCAAAAAGGAAGAACGGCAGAGACAGGATGAGGTCCAggctctgcagacagagaaGACTTCTTTGCAAACAGAAACTGCACAGCTGAAAACACGCGTGGAGGAACTAAGAGACGACCTGGTCACGCAGAAGAGGAAACATGCAGCCAATATCAGAGACCTCACAAAACAACTCACACTAG CACGTAAGAAGTTGGAgcagacagagaatggaggagGCGACCGTGAGGGGAGCAGTATGGGCAGTCGCTCCAGTTCCTCAg gatCTCTGAATGCCCGCGGGGGTAGTACTGAAGATCGTTCTCCTGAGAATCTGTCTGGTCCATCTGTGATGGTAGTTGACAGTTTTCCAGAGGTAGACAAAGCTGTGCTGGTTGAGCGAATCGTGCGGCTTCAGAAAGCCCACGCTCGCCAGAACGAGAAGATCGAGTTCATGGAAGATCACATCAAACAGCTGGTGGAGGAGATtcgcaaaaaaacaaa GATAATCCAGAGCTATGTGCTCCGTGAGGAGTCAGGGGCTCTGTCCTCGGAGGCGTCTGACTTTAACAAAGCCAACATGAGCCGCAGGGGGGGCATCATGGCCTCCCTGTACAGCTCCCACCCTGCCGACACGGGCCTGACCCTTGACCTGTCTCTGGAGATCAACAGAAAGCTCCAGGCTGTCCTGGAGGACACGCTGCTCAAAAACATCACGCTCAAG GAGAATCTGCAGACGCTGGgagcagagatagagagactgataaaacagcagcgtGTGGCAGAGGATGGGCTGAGCAGGACCTGA